A single region of the Kwoniella botswanensis chromosome 1, complete sequence genome encodes:
- a CDS encoding vacuolar-sorting protein SNF7 → MSGWMSWFAGKKDTREGARDAIVGLRQQLLMLEKKEEHLNKKIEEEMKKAKANATSNKRLAMAALRQKKAHENELDRIAGTRLTLETQVNAIESANLNAETMVAMKKGADALKGIHSNLTAEGVDATMDKIREQMDLTNEISDAISNPVGMGIVLDEDDLKEELEALEQEQLDDRLAGADRVPSHIPTSPVGQTAGRVNNTAQAEEDDEEAQLRQLQAELAM, encoded by the exons ATGTCAGGTTGGATGTCATGGTTCGCAGGGAAGAAAGACACCCGAGAGGGAGCTAGGGATGCCATCGTGGGATTGAGACAGCAATTACTGatgttggagaagaaggaggaacaTCTGAAtaagaagatcgaagaggagatgaagaaggctAAAGCGAATGCTACATCCAATAAGcgat TGGCGATGGCTGCGTTGAGACAAAAGAAAGCGCATGAGAATGAGTTGGATAGAATCGCTGGTACGAGATTGACTTTGGAGACTCAA GTCAACGCTATAGAATCAGCCAACTTGAATGCCGAAACCATGGTAGCCATGAAGAAAGGCGCCGATGCTCTTAAAGGTATTCATAGTAATCT TACCGCCGAGGGAGTTGACGCTACGATGGACAAGATCAGGGAACAGATGGATCTCACAAATGAAATTTCGGATGCTATCTCCAATCCTGTTGGTATGGGTATAGTActtgatgag GACGACCTTAAAGAAGAACTCGAAGCATTGGAGCAAGAACAGTTGGATGATAGACTCGCAGGTGCAGATAGAGTACCAAGTCATATCCCAACATCGCCCGTGGGTCAAACTGCAGGAC GTGTTAACAATACTGCTCaagcggaagaggatgatgaagaagctcaatTACGTCAATTACAAGCTGAATTGGCTATGTAA